A DNA window from Acomys russatus chromosome 7, mAcoRus1.1, whole genome shotgun sequence contains the following coding sequences:
- the LOC127192361 gene encoding uncharacterized protein C2orf78 homolog, whose protein sequence is MGMKKKENFQSSAFFGTESSLQPSLPVLSNPTPSAARVCNFSRVSTSAGSSAWLLPSASSTSLQPLMGSTYLYQHAGTTMLTVLTDQGQISTSALSYPGSLKWDLTGSTGGRATSLQDFTVTISDPDTTLSSLSVTAEHDKILDPNVIVPFYPTLSNNFDHATPLQMPNQGYTLAPSYQEGSQVYYYDHNGLCPLIPGKRGQGLHTYSSLCYPESQTSAQQPEMVMVLKEIQPKNVQTPLSTSAFYSAPAQAMTDTSLQVVEMEASLGLPPSGQTPGLRQSPELCNTCTQVSKTKTTPVDEDRSLTAPIHSPSDFLALPPARSLEQTENKNLDETKAELPMPLDIHESTKENQDTSLLSLANPDMQQLLDCTDSVSLSQKPVPDKASMEGNIIGPEEQRALDNVMMSTRDFADIKTLVADIRLPQLFNTFTDLEQFQDPTATKSKVSTVPCRDQAEDIPRVISGPSEQVRKKDHEASELLDGTPLAKIQHRGLMEGKEFVSSAAVIDKVIDNRAKHLEGKAQKVAPKPSRALAQDQDNTKWIQENTSKKTEELKPSKKRVKTEEQPTIPKTKMKRNPPELSHNSFKKPRTHLGMHMLESVQVFHPLGKKSEKKTSTCSSRALGISSSNKDPRTGPATALLDMPYKGQVLEKSLGNAQRAEIGAHKEFLTSSQYELPPPGKVKLVPLPFPTLDKPQARPVSRKPFSQTSSRLTATHSSRPHSHLAQPTPVMPAQPSLASTSLMASAKPALPISSSVSQPNVPNSNQSSTVPQSAASRPPPDRASSHTSLQTELVSAARKKAPSPGKLQTQYLLQDFSRQPIPWRKVDIPGPVISQPITNEQRPEREAMKRRAQQERENAVKYPSSRKLQLFLQRERDMEISQYYGYAM, encoded by the exons AAAATTTCCAAAGCTCAGCTTTCTTTGGGACTGAAAGTTCTCTGCAGCCTTCTCTACCTGTACTGAGCAACCCCACACCCTCAGCAGCAAGGGTGTGCAACTTCTCCAGGGTCTCCACCTCAGCTGGGAGTTCAGCCTGGCTCCTGCCATCAGCCTCCAGCACTTCTCTGCAGCCTCTTATGGGCAGTACCTACCTTTACCAACATGCTGGCACGACTATGCTGACAGTGCTGACTGACCAGGGCCAGATCTCCACCTCCGCGCTGTCCTATCCAGGTTCTCTCAAGTGGGATCTAACAGGAAGCACAGGCGGGAGGGCCACTTCACTCCAGGACTTCACTGTGACTATCAGTGACCCGGACACCACACTCTCCTCACTGTCTGTGACAGCAGAGCATGATAAAATTTTAGATCCCAATGTGATAGTCCCTTTCTATCCAACACTGTCTAACAACTTTGACCATGCCACACCACTGCAGATGCCAAATCAAGGATACACCCTGGCACCTTCTTACCAGGAAGGCAGCCAGGTCTATTATTATGACCACAATGGCCTTTGTCCTTTGATTCCTGGAAAACGGGGACAGGGCCTGCACACCTACAGCTCTCTGTGCTACCCTGAGAGTCAGACGTCGGCCCAGCAACCAGAAATGGTGATGGTGCTAAAAGAGATTCAGCCAAAGAATGTGCAAACTCCACTTTCCACCTCTGCCTTCTATTCTGCACCAGCTCAAGCGATGACAGATACCAGTCTTCAAG TGGTGGAAATGGAAGCATCCCTGGGATTGCCACCTTCTGGCCAAACACCCGGTCTGAGGCAGAGCCCAGAACTGTGCAACACCTGCACCCAGGTTTCCAAAACGAAGACAACACCTGTGGATGAGGACAGGTCCTTAACAGCCCCCATCCACAGCCCTTCAGATTTCCTGGCCTTGCCTCCAGCTCGAAGCCTGGAACAAACAGAGAATAAAAACTTGGATGAGACTAAAGCTGAGCTTCCAATGCCTCTGGATATCCATGAGAgcacaaaagaaaaccaagacacaTCACTCCTCTCTTTAGCAAACCCTGACATGCAGCAGCTTCTAGACTGCACTGATTCTGTGAGCTTAAGTCAGAAGCCAGTTCCTGACAAAGCCAGTATGGAGGGTAACATCATTGGACCAGAAGAGCAAAGGGCCTTGGACAATGTGATGATGTCCACTAGAGACTTTGCAGACATCAAAACATTGGTGGCAGATATTCGCCTTCCACAATTATTCAACACCTTCACAGACCTAGAACAATTCCAAGATCCCACAGCAACCAAATCCAAAGTCTCCACAGTTCCCTGCAGGGATCAGGCCGAGGACATCCCTAGAGTTATTAGTGGACCATCAGAGCAGGTGAGGAAGAAAGACCATGAAGCCTCTGAGCTGCTTGATGGAACTCCTCTGGCCAAAATACAGCACAGGGGCCTGATGGAGGGAAAGGAGTTTGTGAGCAGTGCTGCAGTCATTGACAAGGTTATTGACAACAGGGCCAAGCACTTAGAAGGCAAGGCCCAGAAAGTGGCACCCAAGCCCAGCAGAGCTTTAGCACAGGATCAAGATAACACCAAGTGGATTCAAGAAAATACCTCCAAGAAGACGGAGGAGCTGAAGCCATCAAAGAAAAGAGTCAAGACAGAAGAGCAACCCACCATTCCCAAGACCAAAATGAAGAGGAATCCTCCTGAGCTCAGTCACAACAGCTTTAAAAAGCCTCGAACCCACCTCGGCATGCACATGCTGGAGTCCGTGCAGGTCTTTCACCCTTTGGGCaagaagagtgagaagaaaactAGCACGTGCTCCTCCCGGGCTCTGGGAATCTCCAGCAGCAACAAAGATCCCAGGACAGGCCCAGCCACAGCATTGCTGGATATGCCATATAAGGGTCAAGTCCTTGAGAAGAGCCTAGGCAATGCCCAGAGAGCAGAAATAGGTGCTCACAAGGAGTTTCTGACCTCATCCCAGTATGAGCTGCCCCCACCTGGGAAGGTCAAGTTAGTACCTCTCCCTTTTCCTACCCTGGACAAGCCTCAAGCCAGACCTGTATCTAGAAAGCCCTTCTCTCAGACTTCCAGCAGGCTCACTGCAACTCACTCTTCAAGACCTCATTCCCATTTGGCTCAGCCAACTCCAGTCATGCCAGCCCAACCATCTCTTGCCAGCACATCTTTGATGGCCTCTGCCAAACCAGCTCTGCCCATTTCCTCCAGTGTCTCACAACCTAATGTACCCAACTCCAACCAGTCTAGCACTGTGCCTCAGTCTGCTGCATCAAGGCCTCCACCCGACAGAGCATCGTCTCACACTTCACTCCAGACAGAGCTTGTTTCTGCTGCCAGGAAGAAGGCACCATCACCTGGCAAACTTCAAACCCAGTATCTGCTGCAAGACTTTAGCCGGCAACCTATTCCATGGAGGAAAGTTGACATTCCAGGGCCAGTTATCTCACAGCCCATCACAaatgagcagaggccagagagggaggCCATGAAGAGGAGGGCTCAACAGGAGCGAGAGAATGCTGTCAAGTACCCCTCCTCTAGGAAACTGCAGCTTTTCCTTCAGAGGGAAAGGGATATGGAAATTTCTCAATATTATGGCTATGCAATGTAA